From one Flavobacteriales bacterium genomic stretch:
- a CDS encoding ATP-binding protein, translated as MTKIAIVGPESSGKSTLAQELMLRARAWYVSESAREYIDGLDRPYEEADLLEIARAQASNEEMVSTEFKGLMVCDTDLITIRIWSEEKFGRCHPWILEQSEKRQYDHWLLCKPDIPWEPDPQRENPYDRDRLFEKYKALLDWLEKPYTIISGSRNARVKTALGVVKTVMER; from the coding sequence ATGACCAAGATCGCCATCGTAGGACCCGAGAGCAGCGGCAAGAGCACGCTCGCCCAAGAGCTGATGCTGCGCGCGCGTGCCTGGTACGTGAGCGAATCAGCCAGGGAGTACATCGATGGACTGGACAGGCCGTACGAGGAGGCTGACCTGTTGGAGATCGCCCGCGCACAGGCCAGCAACGAAGAGATGGTCAGCACCGAATTCAAGGGGCTCATGGTATGCGACACGGACCTGATCACCATCCGCATCTGGAGCGAAGAGAAGTTCGGCCGCTGCCACCCCTGGATCCTGGAGCAGAGCGAGAAGCGCCAGTACGACCACTGGCTGCTATGCAAACCTGATATCCCTTGGGAGCCGGATCCACAGCGCGAGAACCCGTACGACCGCGACCGGTTGTTCGAGAAATACAAGGCCCTGCTCGACTGGCTGGAGAAGCCCTACACGATCATCAGCGGCAGTCGGAATGCACGGGTGAAGACGGCTTTGGGCGTGGTGAAAACCGTGATGGAGCGCTGA